A window from Theobroma cacao cultivar B97-61/B2 chromosome 3, Criollo_cocoa_genome_V2, whole genome shotgun sequence encodes these proteins:
- the LOC18603900 gene encoding carbonic anhydrase 2 translates to MEMAKHSTEVVVAGLKKILISEKGLDQEVQGKVEKLIAELQGTRPPPPPCDPDAQRIEDGFDFFKKNIYDQHPDYFRELAEGQHPRFLVFSCSDSRVSPSVVLNFKPGEAFSGRNIANMVPQFDQLRHTEIGSVIEYAVKALEVKNILVMGHSRCGGIERLMKLPDESVTYDFIDQWVQIGLPAKLKVLAVANDLTFEEQCRLCEKVSVKNSMANLLTYPFVRNAVVSGTLTLRGGYYDFVNGTFEQWKMCTEPMPPMPMPF, encoded by the exons ATGGAAATGGCAAAGCACTCTACTGAAGTGGTTGTTGCAGGACTGAAGAAGATTCTCATCAG TGAGAAAGGCCTGGATCAGGAGGTTCAAGGAAAAGTTGAGAAGCTTATTGCTGAGCTCCAAGGGACAAGACCTCCTCCACCCCCATGTGACCCAGATGCTCAAAGGATTGAAGATGGCTTTGACTTCTTCAAGAAGAACATATATGA CCAACATCCTGATTATTTCAGAGAACTTGCAGAGGGCCAACACCCGAGG TTTTTGGTCTTTTCGTGCTCGGATTCCCGAGTAAGCCCCTCAGTTGTTCTTAATTTCAAGCCAGGTGAAGCCTTCAGTGGCCGCAATATTGCTAATATGGTTCCTCAATTTGACCAG CTGAGACACACCGAAATTGGTTCAGTCATTGAATATGCTGTTAAAGCTCTTGAG GTAAAAAACATCCTGGTCATGGGACATAGTCGTTGTGGTGGGATAGAGAGGCTTATGAAGCTTCCGGACGAGAGTGTTACCTA TGACTTCATAGATCAGTGGGTGCAAATTGGTTTGCCAGCAAAGCTCAAGGTCCTGGCAGTGGCTAATGATCTGACATTTGAAGAACAATGCAGGCTGTGTGAAAAG GTATCAGTGAAGAACTCGATGGCAAATCTGCTGACTTATCCATTTGTGAGAAATGCAGTGGTGAGTGGAACTCTGACATTGAGGGGAGGTTATTATGATTTTGTGAATGGAACTTTTGAGCAGTGGAAGATGTGTACAGAGCCAATGCCTCCAATGCCTATGCCCTTCTAA